The following are encoded in a window of Oncorhynchus mykiss isolate Arlee chromosome Y, USDA_OmykA_1.1, whole genome shotgun sequence genomic DNA:
- the LOC110510202 gene encoding CCR4-NOT transcription complex subunit 6 encodes MPKEKYDPPDPRRMYTIMSTEEAANGKKSYWAELEISGKVRSLSTSLWTLTHLTALHIGDNSLCRIPPDIGKLQNLVYLDLSSNQIRSLPVELGDIVSLRELILNNNQLRVLPFELGKLFQLQTLGLKGNPLAQEILNLYQEHDGTRKLLNYLLGNLSGIKRVSSEQPPPRLWIVQAEPDRARTAALFSVMCYNVLCDKYATRQLYSYCPSWALNWEFRKKSIMQEILNCSADIISLQEVETVQYYSYFLPELKEQGYEGFFSPKSRARTMSECDRKHVDGCAIFYRTEKFSLVQKHTVEFNQLAMANSEGSEAMLNRVMTKDNIGVAALLEVRKEMMEQSAGKSLHGMEKQLLLVANAHMHWDPAYSDVKVVQTVMFMSEVKNIVDKATRSLKLSSISGETNAVPLVLCADLNSLPDSGVVEFLSSGGVDSTHKDFQELRYIDSLTNFNCNGKKDTSNGRITHDFKLKSVYENGLMPYTNYTFDFKGIIDYIFYSQPTLNVLGVLGPLDPHWLHENNISGCPHPHIPSDHFSLFAQLELLFPSPSSVNGIHLPGRR; translated from the exons ATGCCCAAGGAAAAATATGATCCGCCCGACCCGAGGCGGATGTACACGATAATGTCCACTGAGGAGGCAGCCAATGGGAAGAAGTCATACTGGGCTGAGCTCGAAATCAGTG GTAAAGTGAGGAGTCTGAGCACCTCGTTATGGACGTTGACTCACCTCACTGCTCTTCATATCGGCGATAACTCCCTCTGTCGTATCCCGCCTGATATCGGCAAACTTCAAAACCTGGTGTACCTGGACCTCTCATCCAACCAGATCAGGAGCCTGCCTGTCGAGCTTGGCGACATTGTGTCTCTCAG GGAACTTATTTTAAACAACAACCAGTTGAGGGTTCTACCTTTTGAGCTTGGAAAACTGTTTCAGTTACAAACACTGGGATTAAAAG GAAACCCACTTGCACAAGAAATATTGAACCTTTACCAGGAGCATGATGGCACAAGGAAACTGCTCAACTACCTTCTGGGCAATCTGTCAGGGATTAAACGAG TCAGCTCAGAGCAGCCCCCACCCAGATTATGGATTGTTCAGGCCGAGCCGGACCGGGCAAGAACAGCAG CCCTGTTCTCAGTGATGTGCTACAACGTGCTGTGTGATAAGTACGCCACTCGCCAGCTGTACAGCTACTGCCCCTCTTGGGCCCTCAACTGGGAGTTCAGGAAGAAGTCCATCATGCAGGAGATCCTGAACTGCAGTGCTGACATCATCAGCCTACAG GAAGTGGAAACAGTTCAGTACTACAGCTATTTCCTGCCAGAGCTGAAGGAGCAAGGTTACGAGGGCTTCTTTAGCCCTAAGTCCCGTGCCAGGACCATGTCAGAGTGCGACCGCAAGCATGTGGACGGCTGCGCAATATTTTACAGAACCGAAAA attcAGTCTGGTACAGAAACACACGGTGGAATTCAACCAGCTGGCCATGGCCAACTCTGAGGGCTCTGAGGCCATGCTCAACAGAGTCATGACTAAGGACAACATTGGTGTGGCTGCACTTCTAGAGGTGCGCAAGGAGATGATGGAGCAGTCTG CGGGGAAGTCTCTGCACGGCATGGAGAAACAGCTCCTCCTGGTGGCCAATGCCCACATGCACTGGGACCCGGCGTACTCAGACGTCAAGGTGGTCCAGACCGTCATGTTCATGTCTGAGGTGAAGAACATCGTAGACAAGGCCACACGCAGCCTCAAGCTCTCCTCCATCTCCGGGGAGACCAACGCCGTCCCACTCGTCCTGTGTGCTGACCTCAACTCACTGCCTGACTCTG GTGTGGTGGAGTTCCTGAGCTCGGGTGGAGTGGACAGCACCCACAAAGACTTTCAGGAGCTGCGCTACATCGACAGCTTGACGAACTTCAACTGCAACGGAAAGAAGGACACGTCCAACGGCAGGATCACCCACGACTTCAAGCTGAAGAGTGTCTATGAAAACGGCCTGATGCCTTACACCAACTATACTTTCGACTTCAAG GGCATCATTGACTACATCTTCTACTCTCAGCCTACGCTCAATGTGTTGGGGGTTCTGGGTCCTCTGGATCCTCACTGGCTCCATGAGAACAATATCAGCGGCTGTCCCCACCCCCACATCCCCTCCGATCACTTCTCCCTGTTTGCACAACTGGAGCTGCTCTTTCCCAGCCCGTCGTCAGTCAACGGAATCCACCTGCCAGGGCGCAGGTAG